A single window of Vigna unguiculata cultivar IT97K-499-35 chromosome 1, ASM411807v1, whole genome shotgun sequence DNA harbors:
- the LOC114189975 gene encoding uncharacterized protein K02A2.6-like, whose amino-acid sequence MQHPSDSGNCFRLEVLDEVIDTTKSQMHVKSSLEIVLTDSCDNLTLEEEAKVKEVTMQLEKTREVSSTHAKVENLTKEKSDDQGKLELKILPDHLKYAFLEEDCKKQVIISIALSQFEEHRLLEVLKANQRAIAIFADLVEKSIEVFMDDFSIFGPSFDSCLENLDVVLKRCIDTNLVLNWEKCHFTVREGIVLGHKVSSKGIGDDHAKVDVIDKLPPPTNVKGVRSFLGHGSFYRRFIKDFSKIAKPLCNLLVKDAPFEFDGECLQAFNSLKEKLVSAPVIIAPIWTQEFELMCNATDYAIRSVLGQRKEKVFHAIYYASKVLNSAQLHYATTEKGFLAIVYALEKFRPYLIGSKVIIYTDHAAIKYLLSKPDSKPQLIRWVLLLQEFDLEIRDKKGSENVIAYHLSRLVNDEVTCKEREICETFCDESLMLIQQRPWFADMANFKAASLGADNLLRRCVTAKEAAVDYVSKWVEATTCQKNDAKTVIKFLKRQIFSRFKVPRVLISDGGSHFCNAKLAKVLKHYEVRHKIASPYHPQTNDQAEESNREIKRILEKIVASSRKDWSVKLDDALWAYRTAMKIPVGLSPFQLVYGKSCHLPVEMEHKAYWALKFLNSDSSFSTEKRKLQL is encoded by the exons ATGCAACATCCAAGTGATAGTGGCAATTGTTTTAGATTGGAGGTCCTTGATGAAGTGATTGACACAACTAAGAGTCAGATGCATGTAAAATCCTCTCTTGAGATAGTTTTGACTGATTCTTGTGATAATTTGACTCTTGAAGAGGAAGCCAAAGTGAAAGAAGTCACTATGCAGTTGGAAAAGACTAGAGAAGTATCTTCCACTCATGCTAAAGTGGAGAATTTGACAAAGGAGAAATCTGATGATCAAGGTAAACTTGAGTTGAAAATATTGCCAGATCATCTCAAGTATGCCTTCTTAGAAGAAGATTGTAAGAAACAGGTGATAATTAGCATTGCACTTTCGCAGTTTGAAGAGCATAGGCTTTTGGAGGTGCTCAAGGCAAATCAAAGGGCTATAG CCATTTTTGCTGATTTGGTTGAGAAGAGTATTGAGGTATTTATGGACGATTTCTCTATTTTTGGTCCATCTTTTGATTCATGCCTTGAGAACTTGGATGTGGTTTTGAAAAGATGCATTGACACAAACCTTGTGCTAAATTGGGAGAAGTGCCATTTTACGGTGAGAGAAGGTATTGTGTTGGGCCATAAAGTCTCTTCCAAGGGAATTGGTGATGATCATGCTAAGGTGGATGTCATTGATAAATTACCACCTCCAACAAATGTCAAAGGGGTTAGAAGTTTTCTTGGTCATGGAAGTTTCTATAGAAGATTTATCAAAGATTTCTCCAAGATTGCTAAACCCCTGTGTAATCTCCTTGTTAAAGATGCTCCTTTTGAGTTTGATGGTGAGTGTTTGCAAGCTTTTAATAGCTTGAAGGAGAAATTAGTTTCTGCCCCAGTGATAATTGCACCAATTTGGACTCAAGAATTTGAGTTGATGTGTAATGCTACCGATTATGCCATTAGGTCTGTTCTTGGtcagagaaaagagaaagtttTTCATGCCATATATTATGCCAGCAAAGTCTTGAATAGTGCTCAGCTTCATTATGCCACAACAGAGAAGGGGTTTTTGGCCATTGTCTATGCACTGGAGAAGTTTAGACCTTACCTTATTGGGTCTAAAGTGATCATCTATACAGACCATGCTGCCATAAAGTATTTGTTGTCCAAGCCTGACTCCAAGCCACAGTTGATTAGATGGGTTCTCTTATTACAAGAGTTTGATTTGGAGATTAGGGACAAGAAAGGGAGTGAGAATGTTATTGCATATCATCTTTCTCGGTTGGTAAATGATGAAGTTACATGCAAAGAGAGGGAGATTTGTGAGACTTTTTGTGATGAAAGCTTGATGCTCATTCAACAAAGGCCATGGTTTGCAGATATGGCTAATTTTAAAGCTGCTAGT CTTGGTGCTGACAATCTTTTGAGGCGGTGTGTCACTGCAAAGGAAGCTGCAG TGGATTATGTTAGCAAATGGGTGGAAGCAACTACTTGCCAAAAGAATGATGCCAAAACAGTTATCAAGTTCTTGAAGAGACAAATTTTCTCAAGGTTTAAAGTTCCTAGGGTCCTCATAAGTGATGGTGGATCCCATTTTTGTAATGCTAAGTTAGCCAAGGTTTTGAAACATTATGAGGTTAGGCACAAAATAGCCTCTCCTTATCATCCTCAAACCAATGACCAAGCTGAAGAGTCAAATCGGGAGATAAAGAGAATTCTTGAGAAGATTGTGGCATCATCCAGAAAGGATTGGTCGGTGAAGCTTGACGATGCTCTTTGGGCATATAGAACAGCCATGAAAATACCTGTGGGGTTGtcaccgttccaattagtataTGGCAAATCTTGTCATCTGCCAGTGGAGATGGAGCATAAGGCTTATTGGGCCTTGAAATTTCTTAACTCTGATTCATCTTTTTCTACAGAGAAAAGGAAGTTGCAGTTGTAG
- the LOC114189986 gene encoding uncharacterized protein LOC114189986 — protein MPSYARFMKELLTKKRKYIEEETIEVQGNCSAIIQKHLPPKFKDPGSFAIPCTIKKLPIGKALIDLGESINLMPLSMMRRIGDLKVKPTRMKLQLADRSIKCSYGVIEDVLVKVDKFTFPVDFVILDMEEDTEVPLILGCPFMKTARVIIDVDDGHLKV, from the coding sequence ATGCCTTCCTATGCCAGATTTATGAAGGAATTGCTCACCAAAAAGAGGAAGTACATTGAGGAAGAGACAATCGAAGTGCAAGGCAATTGTAGTGCAATTATTCAAAAGCACTTGCCTCCCAAATTCAAAGATCCAGGTAGTTTCGCTATACCATGCACCATTAAGAAATTACCCATTGGAAAGGCATTAATTGATTTAGGAGAAAGTATAAATTTGATGCCTCTTTCCATGATGAGAAGAATTGGAGATTTGAAGGTGAAACCCACAAGGATGAAACTTCAATTAGCTGATCGGTCTATTAAGTGTTCATATGGTGTTATAGAAGATGTATTGGTGAAAGTTGATAAATTCACTTTTCCAGTGGATTTTGTCATCTTGGATATGGAGGAGGACACTGAGGTCCCTCTCATATTGGGGTGCCCATTCATGAAGACTGCTAGGGTGATTATTGATGTGGATGATGGTCATCTAAAAGTTTGA